A part of Lentimicrobiaceae bacterium genomic DNA contains:
- a CDS encoding 1-acyl-sn-glycerol-3-phosphate acyltransferase has translation MAIDNEIKTQNESKLIDVDEVILSKSPTLHKWLPKFVVNRLKKIIHQDEINDFISRNKHLHGHDFVNAIITEFGAEVDYYGIDNIKANERYIIAGNHPLGGLDGIALLWVVGKKNKNIVFPVNDLLMNLDNLSELFIPINKHGSNKDNIKSIEDTFASDKTILYFPAGICSRKQNKIICDLQWKKTFIKKAVTHKRDVIPCYIDAVNSKKFYNIASMRKKLGIKANIEMIYLPDEMYKQKGKHFSITFGSPIPYTTFDNRYNDNEWAQKVKEFVYSLKNNPDGKFIP, from the coding sequence CCTACTTTGCACAAATGGCTACCAAAATTTGTAGTCAATAGGTTGAAAAAAATAATACATCAGGACGAAATAAACGATTTTATATCGCGAAATAAGCATTTGCATGGTCACGACTTTGTGAATGCCATAATTACCGAATTTGGAGCTGAGGTTGATTATTACGGAATTGACAATATAAAAGCCAACGAACGCTACATTATAGCCGGCAATCACCCTTTGGGCGGCTTAGATGGCATAGCCTTGCTATGGGTTGTCGGCAAAAAAAACAAAAACATTGTTTTTCCGGTCAACGACTTGCTTATGAATTTAGATAACCTTAGCGAGTTGTTTATTCCCATAAACAAGCACGGAAGCAACAAAGACAACATAAAAAGCATAGAAGACACTTTTGCTTCCGACAAAACTATTTTGTACTTCCCTGCCGGCATATGCTCAAGAAAACAAAATAAGATTATTTGCGACTTGCAATGGAAGAAAACTTTTATTAAAAAAGCCGTTACCCACAAGCGAGATGTTATCCCTTGCTACATAGATGCGGTTAATTCCAAAAAGTTTTACAATATAGCTTCGATGAGAAAGAAATTAGGTATTAAAGCTAATATTGAAATGATATATTTGCCCGACGAAATGTATAAACAAAAAGGTAAGCATTTTTCAATTACTTTTGGCTCGCCAATACCGTACACTACATTTGATAACAGGTACAATGATAATGAATGGGCTCAAAAGGTAAAAGAATTTGTATATAGCTTAAAAAATAACCCCGATGGTAAATTTATACCGTAA